Proteins co-encoded in one Nitrospinota bacterium genomic window:
- a CDS encoding V-type ATPase subunit — MGFEYVATRLRGLHSRFVPDAEIESVAAGRDISSIMLVLEESVFADEADRLKSRGRGITVAAALRAVEEGRLTVIERAAALLRQWNPEACGFIFARMEMEQIKDALRCIRTGEPVYDKRIRFLPLADGAQWIARFGEIHTVAQFKAALARAGHPFAGAVDEKLEPAMAEMNMERFYFNAWLKHNHASAAQCGSYFSDWNDIINLHTGALIRGRVPDGGPRRYFVDGPGRLRFSQFARMTAMSEAEYRGEAARLLGLPLRHREGLADFAQGLRRACLRKWKLGAIARPTGLYEILVFFEELDVMTMSLKLAIGLSEMARAQAAEAAGYLVRRQLA, encoded by the coding sequence ATGGGATTTGAATACGTCGCCACCCGCCTGCGCGGCCTGCACAGCCGCTTCGTGCCGGATGCCGAAATCGAATCGGTCGCCGCCGGACGGGACATCTCCTCCATCATGCTGGTGCTGGAAGAATCGGTCTTTGCGGACGAAGCGGATCGCCTCAAAAGCCGCGGCCGCGGCATCACCGTTGCCGCCGCGCTGCGCGCCGTGGAAGAGGGACGGCTGACGGTCATCGAAAGGGCGGCGGCGCTGCTGCGCCAATGGAACCCCGAAGCCTGCGGCTTCATTTTCGCCCGGATGGAGATGGAGCAGATCAAAGACGCGCTCCGCTGCATCCGGACGGGGGAGCCGGTCTACGACAAGCGGATACGCTTCCTCCCGCTTGCCGACGGCGCGCAATGGATCGCGCGTTTCGGCGAGATTCATACCGTGGCGCAATTCAAGGCGGCGCTCGCCCGCGCGGGACACCCCTTCGCCGGCGCGGTGGACGAAAAACTGGAACCCGCGATGGCGGAAATGAACATGGAACGCTTCTACTTCAACGCATGGCTCAAACACAACCATGCATCCGCCGCGCAATGCGGCAGCTATTTTTCCGACTGGAACGACATCATAAACCTCCACACCGGCGCGCTCATCCGCGGCCGTGTGCCGGACGGCGGCCCGCGGCGGTACTTCGTGGACGGGCCGGGCCGCCTCCGCTTTTCCCAATTCGCCCGGATGACGGCGATGAGCGAGGCGGAGTACCGCGGCGAGGCGGCGCGTCTGCTGGGGCTGCCGTTGCGCCACCGCGAGGGGCTGGCGGATTTCGCGCAAGGGCTGCGGCGGGCCTGCCTGCGCAAATGGAAGCTGGGGGCCATCGCCCGCCCCACCGGCCTGTATGAGATACTCGTCTTTTTCGAAGAACTTGACGTGATGACCATGAGCCTTAAACTCGCCATCGGGCTTTCCGAAATGGCCCGCGCGCAGGCGGCCGAAGCGGCGGGGTATCTGGTGCGGAGGCAGTTGGCATGA
- a CDS encoding V-type ATP synthase subunit A, translated as MRGHIASISGPTVRAAGLDGCFMHEVVQVGNERLLGEIIRIDPGHAVIQVYEETHGLKTGAPVLRSGELLSVELGPGLLGSIFDGIQRPLQDLHAHWGNFIGRGAAVKRLSHKKKWHFIPSLKVGDAVEPGTVIGTVRETEAVTHKIMAPPGVRGKIAFINGGDFSLVNTVAELDGGHKFTLRQRWNIREPRPNGGRLPFTVPLITGQRVLDTLFPVAEGGSAIIPGGFGTGKTVLEQTIAKFAGADIIVYVGCGERGNEMTDVLHEFPRLKDPYTGRPLMERTVLIANTSNMPVAAREASIYTGVTIAEYYRDMGLRVALMADSTSRWAEALREISSRLEEMPGEEGYPTYLASRMAAFYERAGRFKCHGRPEEQGAITVIGAVSPPGGDFSEPVTQASMRTASTFWALDYDLAYQRHFPAINWRTSYSLAAPSLAAWYDANAARGWGALVSEANAILQREEELLDIARIVGMDAMGERERVAIEAARLIREGYLRQSAASPADSFCALTRQLKLLTLFLRYARAMDAAQRGGAALEKILAAPMVERVLRAKEMSEEELDKESVEIKAQTAAWFAREEA; from the coding sequence ATGAGGGGACATATCGCCAGCATCTCCGGCCCCACCGTGCGGGCCGCCGGCCTGGACGGCTGTTTCATGCACGAAGTGGTGCAGGTGGGAAACGAACGTCTGCTGGGGGAAATCATCCGCATCGATCCCGGCCACGCGGTAATTCAGGTGTATGAAGAAACCCACGGCCTCAAGACCGGCGCGCCGGTTCTGCGCAGCGGAGAGCTGCTCTCGGTGGAACTGGGGCCGGGCCTGTTGGGAAGCATCTTCGACGGCATCCAGCGCCCGTTGCAAGACCTTCACGCGCACTGGGGGAACTTCATCGGGCGCGGCGCGGCGGTGAAGCGGCTCAGCCACAAAAAGAAATGGCATTTCATCCCGTCGCTCAAGGTGGGCGACGCGGTGGAGCCGGGAACGGTGATCGGCACGGTGCGGGAGACCGAGGCCGTCACCCACAAAATCATGGCCCCGCCCGGCGTGCGCGGGAAAATAGCGTTCATCAACGGCGGCGACTTTTCGCTGGTGAACACCGTGGCGGAACTGGACGGCGGCCACAAGTTCACCCTGCGCCAGCGGTGGAACATCCGCGAGCCGCGGCCCAACGGCGGGCGGCTCCCGTTCACCGTGCCGCTTATCACCGGCCAGCGGGTGCTGGACACCCTTTTCCCCGTCGCCGAAGGGGGAAGCGCCATCATCCCCGGCGGCTTCGGCACCGGCAAGACGGTGCTGGAGCAGACTATCGCCAAGTTCGCCGGCGCCGACATCATCGTCTACGTCGGCTGCGGCGAACGCGGCAACGAAATGACCGACGTGCTGCACGAGTTCCCCCGCCTGAAAGACCCCTACACCGGCCGTCCGCTGATGGAGCGCACGGTGCTCATCGCCAACACCTCCAACATGCCGGTGGCGGCGCGCGAGGCAAGCATCTATACCGGCGTCACCATCGCCGAGTACTACCGCGACATGGGCTTGCGCGTGGCATTGATGGCGGACAGCACCTCGCGCTGGGCCGAAGCGCTGCGCGAAATCTCGTCGCGCCTGGAGGAAATGCCGGGCGAAGAGGGATACCCCACCTACCTCGCAAGCCGGATGGCCGCCTTTTACGAGCGGGCCGGACGCTTCAAATGCCACGGCCGCCCGGAGGAACAGGGGGCCATCACCGTCATCGGGGCCGTCTCGCCCCCCGGCGGCGATTTTTCCGAACCGGTTACCCAAGCCTCGATGCGCACCGCCAGCACATTTTGGGCGCTGGACTACGACCTCGCCTACCAGCGGCACTTTCCCGCCATCAACTGGCGCACCAGCTACTCCCTCGCCGCTCCCAGTCTCGCGGCGTGGTACGATGCGAACGCCGCGCGCGGCTGGGGCGCGCTGGTAAGCGAGGCCAACGCCATCCTGCAACGCGAAGAGGAGCTGCTGGATATCGCCCGCATCGTCGGCATGGACGCGATGGGGGAACGGGAACGCGTGGCAATCGAAGCGGCGCGCCTCATCCGCGAAGGCTACCTGCGCCAGAGCGCCGCCAGTCCCGCCGATTCGTTCTGCGCGCTGACGCGGCAGCTCAAGCTGCTCACCCTCTTCCTGCGCTACGCCCGCGCCATGGACGCCGCCCAGCGCGGCGGCGCGGCGCTGGAAAAAATACTGGCCGCGCCGATGGTGGAACGGGTGCTTCGCGCAAAGGAGATGTCCGAAGAGGAACTCGACAAGGAATCGGTGGAAATCAAGGCGCAAACGGCGGCGTGGTTCGCCAGGGAGGAAGCATGA
- a CDS encoding ATPase: MTEICFKYLGASVAVGLGALATAYVQGKIGAAAVGALIERKELTGLMILLLAIPETMVILGFVIAIMILLS; the protein is encoded by the coding sequence ATGACCGAAATATGTTTCAAGTATCTGGGGGCATCCGTTGCCGTGGGGCTGGGGGCGCTGGCCACCGCCTACGTGCAGGGGAAAATCGGCGCGGCGGCGGTGGGGGCGCTCATCGAGCGCAAAGAGCTGACCGGCCTGATGATCCTCCTTCTCGCCATTCCCGAAACGATGGTGATCCTCGGCTTCGTGATCGCCATCATGATTCTCCTTAGCTGA